Proteins encoded in a region of the Phocoena phocoena chromosome X, mPhoPho1.1, whole genome shotgun sequence genome:
- the AMELX gene encoding amelogenin, X isoform, translating to MGTWILFACLLGAVFSMPLPAHPGHPGYVNFSYEVLTPLKWYQNVIRHPYPSYGYEPMGGWLRHQIIPVVSQQAALQPHHHFPMVPAQQPVVPQQTMMPVPGQHSMTPSQPHQPHLPVPAQQPVQPQPHPPLLPQPPLPPMFPVQPLPPMLPDLPLEAWPATDKTKREEVD from the exons ATGGGGACCTGGATTTTGTTTGCCTGCCTCCTGGGAGCAGTCTTCTCTATGCCC CTACCAGCTCATCCTGGGCACCCTGGTTATGTCAACTTCAGCTATGAg GTGCTTACCCCTCTGAAGTGGTACCAGAACGTAATAAGACACCCA TACCCGTCCTACGGTTACGAACCCATGGGTGGCTGGCTGCGCCACCAAATCATTCCCGTGGTATCCCAGCAGGCTGCCCTGCAGCCTCATCACCACTTCCCCATGGTGCCAGCCCAGCAGCCCGTGGTCCCCCAGCAAACCATGATGCCAGTTCCTGGCCAGCACTCCATGACTCCAAGCCAACCCCACCAGCCACACCTCCCTGTGCCCGCCCAGCAGCCCGTCCAGCCACAGCCTCACCCGCCCCTGCTGCCCCAGCCGCCTCTGCCTCCGATGTTCCCCgtgcagcccctgccccccatGCTTCCTGACCTGCCTCTGGAGGCTTGGCCCGCAACAGACAAGACCAAGCGGGAGGAAGTG gatTGA